The Candidatus Liberimonas magnetica genome contains a region encoding:
- a CDS encoding diguanylate cyclase → MKTKPVILIVDDEPKNIELLEAQLVPQGYEVVKAASGQEALEKLSGIQIDLVLLDIMMPRMSGFEVLKELRSDEKTHLIPVVMVTALNETEDRIKALEAGCDDFISKPFDKHELLIRVKSLLKVKSLHDEVDEAREYAESIINTVREPLISLDQDLRVVSVSRSFYEFFKVKPEETVGQLIYDLGNKQWNIPKLRELLETILPQKTTFDNYEVEHDFTAIGRHIMLLNARQIKRGMGKERIILLAIEDITQRKQSEEKIQQMVYHDSLTGLPNRKLFSDRLDIALAQAQRDKKEVGIAMLDLDNFKGVNDTLGHAVGDNLLKAAAERLSAALRKCDTVARFGGDEFVLILPGLKEIEDSIQVVHQIVESFCKPFLIDGHQLVVTTSVGIAVYPNDGIDESTLMKNADIAMYQAKQAGRARYHLCGTHPA, encoded by the coding sequence GTGAAAACTAAACCGGTAATTTTAATTGTTGATGACGAGCCTAAAAACATAGAACTTCTGGAAGCACAGCTTGTTCCGCAGGGTTATGAAGTTGTTAAAGCGGCAAGCGGCCAAGAAGCGCTGGAAAAACTTTCAGGCATTCAAATCGATCTGGTCCTCTTAGACATAATGATGCCCAGGATGTCCGGTTTTGAAGTGCTTAAGGAATTACGCTCCGATGAAAAGACGCATCTAATCCCTGTAGTTATGGTCACGGCGCTTAATGAGACAGAAGACAGGATAAAAGCTCTTGAAGCAGGGTGCGATGATTTTATCTCTAAACCTTTTGATAAACATGAGCTTTTAATCAGGGTAAAGTCGCTTCTAAAAGTAAAGTCTTTGCATGACGAAGTAGATGAAGCTCGCGAATACGCCGAGAGCATTATCAATACCGTACGTGAACCCTTAATTTCTTTGGATCAAGACCTCAGAGTTGTTTCAGTAAGCCGTTCCTTCTATGAATTTTTTAAGGTTAAACCTGAAGAGACCGTGGGACAGCTTATATATGATTTAGGCAATAAACAATGGAATATCCCGAAGCTGAGGGAGCTATTGGAAACTATCCTTCCACAAAAGACAACCTTTGATAACTATGAGGTTGAACACGATTTTACCGCAATAGGCAGGCACATCATGCTCTTGAATGCCAGGCAAATTAAAAGAGGTATGGGCAAGGAACGGATAATCCTTCTGGCTATCGAAGACATCACTCAACGAAAGCAGTCAGAGGAAAAAATACAGCAAATGGTTTACCATGATTCCCTGACTGGCCTTCCGAACCGGAAGCTTTTCTCAGATCGCCTGGATATTGCTTTAGCCCAGGCCCAGAGGGATAAAAAAGAAGTAGGGATCGCTATGCTCGACCTTGACAATTTTAAGGGTGTAAATGATACCCTGGGACATGCTGTGGGGGATAACCTTCTAAAAGCTGCGGCAGAGCGGCTAAGTGCAGCTCTGAGAAAATGTGATACCGTTGCGCGTTTCGGCGGCGACGAGTTTGTGTTGATACTTCCAGGCCTTAAGGAAATAGAAGATTCAATCCAGGTTGTACATCAGATAGTTGAGAGTTTTTGCAAGCCATTTCTCATTGACGGCCATCAACTTGTTGTGACAACGAGTGTTGGAATCGCTGTCTATCCCAATGATGGAATAGATGAAAGTACCCTCATGAAAAACGCCGATATCGCTATGTATCAAGCCAAGCAAGCAGGCCGTGCCCGATACCATCTCTGTGGAACCCATCCGGCATGA
- a CDS encoding response regulator, with the protein MKKKVLIVDDNRNNLMLEKDLLEVADFEVFEAENVADGIAIAKREKPDVIIMDIRLPDMRGSDAARLLRQGKDTSDIPIVFVTASVMGEGRDEIKDITNSGFIGKPINTRTFAKEIAQHIK; encoded by the coding sequence ATGAAAAAGAAAGTATTAATTGTCGATGACAATAGAAATAATCTTATGCTGGAAAAAGACCTTTTAGAAGTTGCCGATTTTGAAGTGTTCGAAGCTGAAAATGTCGCAGATGGAATTGCTATTGCAAAAAGAGAAAAGCCGGATGTTATCATTATGGATATTAGGCTTCCTGATATGCGTGGTTCCGATGCAGCCAGGCTGTTGCGTCAAGGTAAAGACACAAGCGATATTCCAATTGTTTTTGTGACTGCTTCTGTAATGGGAGAAGGCAGAGACGAGATAAAAGACATAACGAACTCAGGATTTATAGGCAAACCGATAAATACGCGCACCTTTGCAAAAGAAATCGCTCAACATATTAAATAA
- a CDS encoding PAS domain-containing protein, which produces MKNTYKVIASLVGAAILIAMVVVSFWAFNQIKKAAASRQHSLILINRANDLMSSLIDAETGQRGYSLTGDEVFLKPYLAVCDSIKGRLNELRHLTLIGDAHKRLDVLKPLIGSKLSYLAYSIKLRRNHDMSASLENVRSSQGNRLMDSIRAEMRGFIQIEEEALDHHEAEFQSNMRYLFITIVIIGLIMLLFAFVLTFLTYQETQHLLLKTTKMYEDEAREYAESIINTVREPLIALDKDLRVVTASRSFYEVFKVKPEETVGQLIYDLGNKQWDIHKLRELLETILPQKATFDNYEVEHDFATIGRRTMLLNARQIKRESGKRRIILLAIEDITARREIENGLEKARKELETIKKSADDVSEFAESVINTVREPLISLDQDLRVVSVSRSFYEVFKVKPEETVGQLIYDLGNKQWDIPKLRELLETILPQKATFDNYEVEHDFATIGRRIMLLNARQIKRVLGKERIILLAIEDITERREIENGLEKVRKELEITKISEDAAREYSESIINTVREPLIAMDQDLRVVSVSRSFYEVFKVKPEETVGQLIYDLGNKQWNIPKLRELLETILPQKATFDNYEVEHDFTTIGRRIMLLNARQIKRVLGKERIILLSIEDITARREIENGLEKVRKELEVTKISEDAAREYAESVINTVREPLISLDQDLRVVSVSRSFYEVFKVKPEETVGQLIYDLGNKQWNIPKLRELLETILPQKATFDNYEVEHDFAAIGRRIMLLNARQIHRVLGKERIILLAIEDITERREIENGLEKAHEELQELAIELKRTTKAKSIFLANMSHELRTPLNSINGFSEVLYDQTFGPLNDKQKKYVNNVLTSGKHLLLLINQILDMAKVESGKMKTSLSTLPLKSLLNEISLLIADLVSKKKLQMQLEIADDLPNIEADELKVKEIIYNLLSNAVKFTPEGGNIGMRAKNTGSDIEVEVWDTGDGIAPENMEKIFEGFFRVDTPYSRVTEGTGLGLPLSKKLVELHGGKLSVESKGLNKGTLVRFTLPIISREVIVL; this is translated from the coding sequence GTGAAAAATACTTATAAAGTTATTGCTTCGCTTGTTGGAGCGGCGATACTTATTGCGATGGTGGTAGTTTCGTTCTGGGCTTTCAATCAGATAAAAAAAGCAGCCGCGTCACGGCAGCATTCGTTAATTCTGATAAACCGCGCTAACGATTTGATGTCTTCATTGATAGATGCCGAGACAGGCCAGCGAGGCTATTCTCTGACAGGCGACGAGGTTTTTCTGAAACCCTATTTAGCGGTGTGCGATAGTATCAAGGGACGATTGAATGAATTGCGTCACCTTACATTGATCGGCGATGCCCATAAGCGGCTGGATGTGCTGAAACCATTGATAGGGTCTAAATTGTCATATCTGGCATACAGCATTAAATTACGCCGCAACCATGACATGAGCGCCTCCTTGGAAAATGTACGCAGCAGCCAGGGCAATCGGTTGATGGATTCGATCCGGGCCGAGATGCGCGGCTTCATCCAGATAGAAGAAGAAGCGTTAGATCATCACGAAGCAGAGTTCCAATCTAACATGCGCTACCTGTTTATAACCATCGTTATAATCGGACTGATTATGCTTTTATTTGCATTTGTGTTAACCTTTCTGACGTATCAAGAAACACAACATCTGCTATTAAAAACAACTAAAATGTACGAAGATGAAGCCCGCGAATACGCAGAAAGCATTATTAACACAGTACGTGAACCCTTGATCGCACTAGATAAAGATCTGAGGGTGGTTACCGCCAGCCGTTCCTTCTATGAAGTTTTTAAGGTAAAACCTGAAGAAACCGTTGGACAGCTTATTTATGACTTGGGAAATAAACAGTGGGATATTCACAAACTTAGGGAACTGCTGGAAACCATCCTTCCTCAAAAGGCAACTTTTGATAACTATGAGGTTGAACACGATTTTGCCACTATCGGCAGGCGCACCATGCTTTTAAATGCCCGCCAGATTAAAAGAGAATCGGGGAAAAGACGCATCATCCTCCTTGCCATCGAAGACATCACAGCGCGCAGGGAGATAGAAAACGGGCTGGAAAAAGCGCGTAAAGAACTGGAAACTATAAAGAAATCAGCAGATGATGTCAGTGAATTTGCTGAGAGCGTTATTAACACTGTTCGAGAACCATTAATTTCTTTGGACCAAGATCTAAGAGTGGTTTCGGTCAGCCGTTCTTTCTATGAAGTCTTTAAGGTAAAACCCGAAGAGACCGTGGGACAGCTTATTTATGATCTGGGCAATAAACAGTGGGACATCCCTAAGTTGCGTGAACTGCTGGAAACCATCCTTCCCCAAAAGGCAACCTTTGATAACTATGAGGTTGAACACGATTTTGCCACTATTGGCAGGCGTATCATGCTTTTGAATGCCCGGCAGATTAAACGAGTGTTGGGAAAAGAGAGGATAATCCTTCTGGCTATCGAAGACATAACCGAGCGAAGGGAGATAGAAAACGGGCTGGAAAAAGTCCGTAAAGAACTGGAAATAACTAAAATATCCGAAGATGCGGCCCGCGAATACTCAGAGAGCATTATCAACACCGTGCGTGAACCCTTGATCGCTATGGATCAAGATCTAAGGGTGGTCTCGGTCAGCCGTTCCTTCTATGAAGTCTTTAAGGTGAAACCTGAAGAAACCGTGGGGCAGCTTATTTATGACCTCGGTAATAAACAATGGAATATCCCGAAACTTAGGGAACTCCTTGAAACCATCCTTCCCCAAAAGGCAACATTTGATAACTATGAAGTTGAACACGATTTTACAACCATTGGCCGGCGTATCATGCTTTTGAATGCCCGGCAGATTAAAAGAGTGTTGGGGAAAGAGCGGATTATCCTCCTGTCAATCGAGGACATTACAGCCCGCAGGGAAATAGAAAACGGCCTGGAAAAAGTCCGTAAAGAACTGGAAGTAACTAAAATATCCGAAGATGCGGCCCGCGAATACGCCGAGAGCGTTATTAACACTGTGCGTGAACCTCTTATATCCCTGGATCAAGATCTAAGGGTAGTCTCGGTCAGCCGTTCCTTCTATGAAGTCTTTAAGGTGAAACCTGAGGAGACAGTGGGACAGCTTATTTATGACTTGGGCAATAAACAGTGGAATATCCCAAAATTGAGGGAATTGCTGGAAACTATCCTTCCCCAAAAGGCAACTTTTGATAACTATGAAGTTGAACATGATTTTGCCGCCATTGGCAGGCGCATCATGCTTTTGAATGCCCGGCAGATACACAGAGTGCTGGGAAAAGAGAGGATCATCCTTCTTGCCATTGAAGACATTACGGAACGCAGGGAGATAGAGAATGGTTTGGAAAAAGCACATGAAGAATTACAAGAGTTGGCTATCGAGTTAAAACGTACCACTAAAGCAAAATCCATATTTCTGGCAAACATGTCGCATGAACTTAGGACACCGCTAAACTCGATTAACGGTTTTTCGGAAGTATTATACGACCAGACTTTCGGTCCGCTTAATGACAAGCAGAAGAAATATGTTAACAACGTTTTGACCAGCGGAAAGCACCTTCTCTTACTTATAAATCAGATACTTGATATGGCAAAAGTCGAATCTGGAAAGATGAAGACATCGTTATCCACCTTGCCGTTAAAAAGCCTGCTAAACGAAATCTCTCTTCTGATAGCGGATCTGGTCAGTAAAAAGAAGCTTCAAATGCAGCTTGAAATAGCAGATGACCTGCCGAATATTGAGGCAGACGAGCTCAAGGTAAAGGAGATAATTTACAATCTGCTATCAAACGCAGTTAAGTTTACCCCGGAGGGAGGTAATATCGGCATGCGTGCGAAGAACACGGGTTCAGATATTGAAGTAGAGGTATGGGATACTGGTGACGGTATTGCGCCTGAAAACATGGAGAAAATATTTGAAGGATTTTTTCGCGTTGATACCCCTTATTCACGGGTAACTGAAGGCACCGGGCTTGGTTTGCCGCTCTCTAAAAAGCTCGTTGAACTGCACGGCGGGAAGCTTTCCGTAGAATCAAAAGGCTTAAATAAAGGCACGCTGGTCAGGTTTACTTTACCTATTATATCCAGAGAGGTGATTGTGTTATGA
- a CDS encoding OmpA family protein encodes MKKKLAVLFIFTAFLMGQSQVQAAALSQVSVVQTAAKAINYRNLKGSVEIDFKGTVLLTDAKGTAYIKNRSGVMEIKAEFENLTSATQFGPIYLTYVLWAVSPDGRATNLGELIVKNGKSYINAKTPLQAMSLLVSAEPYFAVSQPSNAVILENAIKPGNKKNVELIDAKYELLPRGEYVKNISATDLLPQAMDKKTPFMVYQARNAVKIAKAANAEVYAIDAFRNAERLLAAAEKKENGKKGRAMTAREAVQSAEDSRSISVKRQADEALALERQDAKDKINSANNEAFVANVGQVKAENAQAKAEKAKGQSDAERTIALSLATNAAASSVAAQADAKVARAAAVKSKSQADAAINRAQTAEGEKAVLRAQLLTQLNSILQTQDSARGLIVNMSGALFKTGSSELQPLVREKLAKIAGIVSSHSGLKLDVEGHTDSVGSDEYNQGLSEKRAQSSRDYLVSQGVKANDIMSRGFGKNNPIESNDTAEGRQKNRRVEIIVSGDLIGTTAMAK; translated from the coding sequence ATGAAGAAAAAATTAGCAGTATTGTTCATTTTCACAGCATTTTTGATGGGGCAAAGCCAGGTTCAAGCGGCAGCTCTTTCGCAGGTCTCTGTAGTGCAAACAGCAGCAAAAGCGATCAATTATAGGAATCTGAAAGGATCAGTAGAAATTGATTTTAAAGGCACTGTGCTTCTTACCGATGCAAAAGGCACCGCTTACATTAAGAACAGATCAGGCGTCATGGAAATTAAGGCGGAATTTGAGAACTTGACATCAGCTACTCAATTCGGCCCCATATATCTGACCTATGTTCTTTGGGCAGTGTCACCGGATGGACGCGCGACAAATCTCGGGGAACTGATCGTTAAAAATGGCAAAAGTTACATAAATGCAAAAACACCTCTACAGGCCATGAGCCTTCTGGTGTCTGCGGAGCCTTACTTCGCTGTTTCACAACCGAGCAATGCGGTTATCCTGGAAAATGCTATCAAACCAGGCAATAAAAAGAATGTAGAATTAATTGACGCCAAATACGAATTGCTTCCGAGAGGAGAATACGTAAAGAATATATCCGCTACGGACCTTCTGCCGCAGGCTATGGATAAAAAGACGCCGTTCATGGTTTATCAGGCCCGCAACGCTGTAAAAATAGCCAAAGCTGCGAACGCAGAAGTTTATGCGATCGATGCTTTCAGAAATGCAGAGAGGCTGCTTGCAGCAGCTGAAAAAAAAGAAAACGGCAAAAAAGGCCGGGCAATGACAGCGCGTGAAGCAGTTCAAAGCGCCGAGGACAGCCGCTCTATCTCAGTGAAACGCCAGGCGGATGAAGCTCTTGCCTTGGAACGACAGGATGCGAAAGATAAAATCAATAGTGCCAACAATGAAGCTTTTGTCGCAAACGTAGGCCAGGTAAAAGCAGAAAATGCTCAAGCAAAAGCCGAAAAGGCAAAAGGGCAGTCGGATGCAGAACGCACTATAGCGCTTTCTCTGGCAACCAACGCCGCCGCATCTTCTGTTGCAGCCCAGGCAGATGCGAAAGTCGCACGAGCCGCTGCAGTAAAATCCAAAAGCCAGGCTGACGCAGCCATTAATAGAGCACAAACAGCAGAAGGCGAAAAAGCCGTTTTACGCGCTCAGCTATTAACTCAGTTAAATTCAATTCTTCAAACGCAGGATTCCGCCCGAGGACTTATTGTAAATATGTCAGGTGCTCTTTTCAAAACCGGAAGTTCAGAACTACAGCCGCTGGTACGCGAAAAATTGGCAAAAATTGCTGGGATCGTATCCTCTCATTCCGGGTTAAAACTGGATGTTGAAGGACACACAGACAGTGTTGGCAGTGATGAATACAATCAGGGGTTATCGGAAAAGAGGGCCCAGTCATCGAGGGATTACCTTGTGAGCCAGGGTGTGAAGGCTAATGACATAATGTCACGCGGATTTGGAAAAAACAATCCCATAGAATCAAATGACACCGCTGAAGGCAGGCAGAAAAACCGCCGTGTAGAGATTATTGTGAGTGGCGACTTAATAGGAACAACAGCAATGGCTAAATAG
- a CDS encoding porin family protein: MNGLKLKMSVITAALFLILPAMVSAETAQVGMKQLSIGPRATYSIPKDADQGQWYAGAQVRLHVSPTMGLEGSIDYRRNDYGRFTTIRTYPVQASLLAYLLSGMNWSPYLLGGGGWYYTQVDGAAGFSHDTSRFGTHLGFGFELMVNEGLSLDGSYRYIWLESVTSKDANLIDKTYQDSGSMITIALNFLF, translated from the coding sequence ATGAATGGTTTAAAGCTTAAGATGTCTGTCATAACAGCGGCATTATTTTTGATTTTACCGGCAATGGTATCTGCTGAGACCGCTCAAGTAGGAATGAAACAATTGTCTATCGGTCCCCGCGCAACCTATTCAATTCCAAAAGATGCAGACCAGGGGCAATGGTATGCTGGCGCTCAAGTACGCCTGCATGTATCACCGACCATGGGCTTGGAGGGTTCTATCGATTATCGCCGCAATGATTACGGCAGGTTCACCACGATCAGAACTTACCCTGTCCAGGCGAGCTTGCTGGCGTATCTTTTAAGCGGGATGAACTGGAGCCCCTACCTGCTCGGAGGCGGAGGATGGTATTATACCCAGGTAGACGGCGCGGCAGGTTTTAGCCATGACACATCAAGATTTGGCACGCATCTCGGTTTTGGTTTTGAGCTCATGGTGAACGAGGGATTATCTCTGGATGGAAGTTACCGCTATATCTGGCTTGAAAGTGTGACATCCAAGGACGCAAATTTAATTGATAAAACATATCAGGACAGTGGTTCGATGATCACTATCGCCCTGAATTTTTTATTTTAA
- a CDS encoding DUF1207 domain-containing protein, translating into MKKILLLFVFLSVLSIPILAEGQAQFITGLAPPPDELFVPLLADPRELHFALRMAFPQKDGAAAEVAIGHYYGIYRWAFSNDRGAVQVNIGGGIFPRFNFANNRDLQVIDFYGNIPFDVRLNKWSGRFMVYHVSSHLGDDYIRTSGQIASSNSWNSLRSILSYDINSALRLYGGYTYHLLVYPPEQKKHTFQSGFELTSNFFGNGYAKAYWANDMQWWERTDMKAQFNSQIGIKVGRKSKNGRSISYFLEYTTGPEYYGQLFKREETRVGIGVKFAIN; encoded by the coding sequence ATGAAAAAAATATTGTTATTGTTTGTTTTTCTAAGTGTTCTTTCTATTCCTATTTTGGCTGAGGGCCAGGCACAATTCATAACCGGGCTGGCCCCGCCTCCGGATGAGCTTTTTGTCCCGCTTTTGGCAGACCCGAGAGAGTTGCATTTCGCGCTGCGCATGGCATTTCCTCAGAAAGACGGAGCTGCTGCGGAAGTAGCGATCGGGCACTATTATGGCATCTATCGCTGGGCATTTTCCAACGACAGAGGAGCGGTGCAAGTGAATATAGGTGGAGGAATATTCCCGCGTTTCAACTTCGCAAATAACAGGGACCTTCAGGTTATAGATTTTTATGGAAATATACCATTCGATGTGCGTTTGAATAAATGGTCAGGCCGATTTATGGTTTATCACGTCAGTTCTCATCTAGGCGACGACTACATTCGCACGAGTGGCCAGATCGCCAGCAGTAATTCATGGAACAGCCTGAGGTCTATTCTATCCTACGATATTAACTCTGCTCTGCGTTTATATGGCGGATATACCTACCACCTCTTAGTTTATCCTCCGGAACAAAAAAAACATACTTTCCAATCGGGTTTTGAGCTTACCTCAAATTTCTTCGGCAACGGCTATGCAAAGGCATACTGGGCTAATGATATGCAATGGTGGGAACGAACAGATATGAAAGCGCAATTTAACTCGCAGATCGGGATAAAAGTAGGACGAAAGTCAAAGAACGGGAGGAGTATTTCCTATTTTTTAGAGTACACTACAGGCCCGGAATATTACGGCCAATTATTTAAACGCGAAGAAACCCGTGTTGGTATCGGAGTCAAATTCGCCATTAATTGA
- a CDS encoding OmpA family protein — MKKIILLSMLGVVGLTLFWGCATTKGPTVIILEKMIVLEDTHFKLGTDTLTKKGAQEMLRNLQILNENPEAKIRIAGYTSCSGTAEYNQKLSEKRANTVKAILKEAGIAPEKITTIGYGETTPSSYEPVCEMVNTKQARANMRVLFEVFVRNTKTIPASGKQP, encoded by the coding sequence ATGAAGAAAATTATTTTATTGTCTATGTTAGGAGTTGTCGGACTAACCTTGTTTTGGGGTTGTGCTACAACGAAAGGGCCGACCGTTATTATTCTCGAGAAGATGATAGTCCTTGAGGATACACATTTTAAATTAGGTACGGATACTCTTACAAAAAAAGGGGCTCAGGAAATGCTAAGGAATCTTCAAATTTTGAATGAAAACCCTGAAGCTAAAATACGTATTGCGGGGTATACCTCTTGCTCAGGCACTGCAGAGTACAACCAGAAGTTGAGCGAAAAAAGGGCAAATACTGTAAAGGCGATACTTAAAGAAGCCGGTATAGCGCCGGAAAAGATAACAACGATTGGTTATGGAGAGACGACACCGTCCAGCTATGAACCGGTATGTGAGATGGTCAACACAAAGCAAGCGCGAGCCAACATGAGAGTTCTCTTTGAAGTCTTCGTAAGAAACACAAAAACGATACCGGCCTCAGGAAAACAACCTTAA
- a CDS encoding OmpA family protein: MIQKELNEENKEIRAKAYELYEKHGFQDGNEFVDWLEAERLMKTGARPRAKRSEFMRNVLLGIIGMLCIIVVILSVMLFRQAPKVELSQKNLSDLKVMMLVLDKQPDEDVIAFGDTHFDYNESTLTNTAKALLDKEVLVLKENPKMKVRMAGYTSAQGSDESNQKLSERRANSVGNYLIEKGIAKERITTIGYGRTKPAMCEVSPGDINSKEAKANMRVLFEIMVK, translated from the coding sequence ATGATACAGAAAGAATTGAATGAAGAAAACAAGGAAATACGAGCCAAAGCGTACGAGCTATACGAAAAACACGGTTTTCAGGACGGTAATGAATTTGTTGACTGGCTTGAAGCAGAACGGCTGATGAAAACCGGAGCACGGCCCAGGGCCAAACGCAGCGAATTTATGCGCAACGTTCTTCTTGGTATTATTGGAATGTTATGCATTATCGTAGTAATCCTTTCGGTTATGCTGTTCAGGCAGGCACCCAAGGTGGAGTTGTCTCAAAAGAACCTTTCAGACCTCAAGGTCATGATGCTTGTACTTGATAAGCAGCCTGACGAAGACGTGATCGCCTTTGGCGATACGCATTTCGATTATAATGAGTCGACTCTTACCAATACAGCGAAAGCTTTGCTGGATAAGGAAGTTCTGGTCTTAAAAGAAAATCCAAAAATGAAGGTGCGCATGGCAGGCTATACCTCAGCTCAAGGCAGTGACGAAAGCAATCAAAAATTAAGCGAGAGAAGAGCAAATTCTGTAGGGAACTATCTTATCGAAAAAGGTATCGCGAAAGAAAGAATAACCACAATAGGTTATGGCAGAACAAAACCGGCAATGTGTGAAGTCTCCCCGGGAGATATTAACTCCAAGGAAGCTAAAGCCAATATGAGAGTTCTTTTTGAAATAATGGTGAAATAA
- a CDS encoding DUF2934 domain-containing protein, which produces MTQENKGTKNKAFEFYEKHGFRDGDEFIDWLEAERDMGTKIRLKSRKQTQNIIFTMLGILYVVVSILCILQFKS; this is translated from the coding sequence ATGACACAAGAAAATAAAGGAACAAAGAACAAGGCGTTTGAATTCTATGAAAAACACGGTTTTAGAGATGGCGATGAATTTATTGATTGGCTTGAAGCGGAACGGGATATGGGAACAAAGATCAGGTTGAAAAGCAGGAAACAAACACAAAATATAATTTTTACAATGCTGGGAATATTATACGTCGTTGTGTCTATTCTATGCATTCTACAGTTTAAATCCTAA
- a CDS encoding PorV/PorQ family protein, translated as MKINKEVKHMKIKNIKRLVTGFLSAVLISGLSFAADNTNIAMPLSQEGGTARAMSMGSAVVGMPSLGVASLFWNPAGLGTMGEYMELGVYHNAGVGDTQNDKIAFGMPKCSLGGFAASLNYVDNGTFEGRDSAGNLTSNYTAGDIGGSIGWGKQWVPGFSAGVALKYNQQTLANKAYEAYAATLGVLWNPLNRLNLGLVYANIGTEVVGRRLDSGWRAGASYDVNKKLILALASDLHPDGGLDRVNVGIEDWLDDMVALRAGYTYEAEDNKLDGISGVTVGLGVKVVRDIILDYAYLPYGDLGTSQRISLTYRFSPKKCPEPVKENVVEVIKYVPAPPPPPPVPEHIILFDKVVVLEDSTHFTFDSAVLTSDGKKVVSQNIQILKDHPGATAHIAGYTSCSGAKEYNQKLSERRAIAVKEVLVADGIAPERVSTIGYGENSPAEFEKVCKIIDSKSAKANMRVLLEIRITEK; from the coding sequence ATGAAAATAAATAAGGAGGTCAAACACATGAAAATTAAGAACATTAAGAGATTGGTAACCGGATTTTTATCCGCAGTTTTGATCAGCGGCTTGAGTTTTGCGGCTGATAACACGAACATAGCCATGCCCTTGTCTCAGGAGGGCGGCACAGCCCGGGCCATGTCAATGGGGTCTGCGGTCGTAGGTATGCCGTCGCTGGGAGTAGCATCATTGTTTTGGAACCCGGCAGGGCTCGGCACAATGGGTGAGTATATGGAACTTGGCGTGTACCACAACGCCGGAGTGGGTGATACCCAAAACGACAAAATAGCTTTTGGTATGCCCAAGTGTTCCCTGGGAGGCTTTGCAGCATCTTTGAATTACGTGGATAATGGAACCTTTGAAGGCAGAGACAGCGCAGGTAACCTGACCAGCAACTACACCGCCGGAGATATAGGCGGCAGTATAGGCTGGGGCAAACAATGGGTTCCCGGTTTTTCCGCCGGTGTAGCCTTAAAGTACAATCAGCAGACTCTTGCCAACAAGGCGTATGAAGCTTATGCTGCTACTCTCGGAGTTTTATGGAACCCGCTTAACCGCTTAAACCTTGGCTTGGTCTATGCCAATATTGGCACGGAAGTGGTAGGCAGGCGGCTTGATTCAGGCTGGCGTGCAGGCGCCTCCTACGATGTGAACAAGAAACTGATTTTAGCGCTTGCCAGCGACCTTCACCCCGACGGCGGGTTAGACCGCGTTAATGTGGGAATTGAAGACTGGCTTGATGATATGGTAGCTCTTCGCGCAGGCTACACGTATGAAGCTGAAGATAACAAGCTTGACGGCATCAGCGGAGTTACCGTAGGTTTAGGTGTTAAGGTTGTCAGGGATATAATACTTGATTATGCCTACCTTCCGTATGGAGATCTCGGCACCTCACAGCGTATCAGCTTAACGTACAGATTCTCGCCTAAAAAATGCCCGGAACCTGTAAAAGAAAATGTTGTTGAGGTCATTAAGTATGTGCCAGCGCCTCCGCCTCCGCCTCCTGTGCCTGAACACATTATCCTGTTTGATAAGGTGGTAGTCCTTGAGGATAGCACGCATTTTACATTTGATTCAGCGGTTCTTACGTCTGACGGAAAAAAGGTAGTGTCACAAAATATCCAGATCCTGAAAGATCACCCTGGAGCTACAGCCCATATTGCAGGCTATACCTCCTGTTCGGGTGCCAAAGAGTACAACCAAAAGCTGAGCGAAAGACGGGCAATAGCAGTAAAGGAAGTACTCGTTGCAGATGGCATTGCGCCGGAAAGGGTATCAACAATCGGCTATGGGGAAAACAGCCCTGCCGAATTTGAAAAGGTATGCAAGATCATTGACTCAAAGTCAGCAAAAGCTAACATGAGAGTGCTTCTTGAGATTAGGATAACAGAAAAATAG